The genomic DNA agtaccaaAGGGAAGAGAGCCAGAGATTttaaactgaacttaaaaaaataataagaaaaatctaatttcctttgcttctaaaacacaaaaaattaaaaaaaaattattctctacTAGAATGCAAGCATGGGTGGCCCCAAGACCCAGAGTAACTCCTgctcatagtaggtgctcaatatacAGATGCTAAATTGCTGAGAGTCATGAGGTCTTCTTGCGGAATGGATGTGCACCGGGTTGAAATATGAACAATTACAGAATAAAGTGGAGTCCCTGCCATGGGACTGCTCTggcccctctctccccacattACTTCAAAAGCAAACCATCTGGAGACGTTTGCATGCCCTGACTCTGTAGGCTGGGGTCCCTGGACCCTGAAGAGCATACCTCTGGGGATTAAGAATAGAAAAGGAATAACTGTACTGCACACAGAATTAGAAGGTGAGGAAACAGCTCTAGTGGAAAACTGATTAAGTCACGGGCTTGAACCTCCCCTTCCAGGTCCTGACGGGGAGAAGAGCTGGTCCAAGACCTACCCTTCCTGTGGGGGCCTGCTGCAGTCCCCGATAGACCTGCACAATGACATCCTGCGGTACAACGCCAGCCTCGGGCCCCTGGCCTTCCAAGGGTACAACCAGTCTGCCAGTCCGCAATTTGTCCTCACCAACAATGGCCACTCAGGTGAGGGAGCGACGCAGAGGCCTGCAGTGGTGGCTGGGCTTCCCCTGGCTCCCTGGCCTCTTGAGTCTGCTGGGTGgggattgggggggggggagcatTCTGATGAGGCACCCAggaaggagagcagagaggagccCTTGAGGGATCCTTGGGCCACTCTCTGCAGGAGATGCTGCAGGCCCTGGGCTCAGGTGGTTCTGCTGGGAAAATACCTCTTAGAAGCAGCACATCtcttggggtgggatgggggtggggtggggaaaggcTTGAGCCCCTTGACCTATTGATATGGTATGAGAGTGAATTCTGGGTCCTCATGAATGACTCAAAGGGTCACACAGTTCACTGGGGCGCTCACCCAGGAGTCAGACCaatctgagtttgaatcctggcttgacTACATATGAGTCACGAGACTAtggataagaattttaaaatcttgaggtttcatctggaaaatgggcataTTGACAGGTACTGTAAAGACTAGAGATTCTGTATATTAAGATCCAGAATAGAGAGAAGCTTCATAAATAgcagttattgttgttgttatataattCTCAGCTTGGCAGATAGTTCACTGTAGGTTCCATCTTCATGGCCAAGTGCGtaatacatagatatataaaCAAACATCCATCTGGTGGCTAAATTAGTTCCTGCCATCATTTCCCAAGGGGAACCAAGAAGGTGCTGCCTGCCGCCACTGGAATTGCTTTGTGGAAGGGGGACATTCTCAGAGAAAGAGCCCAGGTTTCTGAGCTGCACCTCTCTGGTCCCCACCTCGCTGCATCCCCCTGCCCCTGTCTGGGCCCTGGGCAGGTGATGCCAGCCTGCTCTCAGGCAGCATCCAGCTGGCCAGGGCTCTGAAgactgcccctcctctccctgcagTGAAGGTGAAACTGCCCAAGGACATGCAGGTCCGGGGCCTCGGGGCCCGCTACAATGCCTCACAGCTGCACCTGCACTGGGGCGACAAGAACGACCCTCATGGCTCCGAGCACACTGTCGGCGGGAAGCACTTTGCCGCCGAGGTGAGTGGGGTGGCCCAACTGGCAGGGGATTCCTGGCGGTGGGTGGTCTGGCACTCTCCCACTTGGCTGGTGTGCAGACAAGACCAGAGCATGGcgggtgggggtcgggggtggcCTTCATGCTCTGCACACCCACCCCAGCTCTGCCGACAGCACAGGGAGGCAGAGCCGCTCCAGCCACGCTGCAGCTCATCTGTGGAGGCCcgcttcccttcctttcctgaaCTTGCTGACTTAGCCTCCAAGTCCTTTACTGGGTGATGCTTCTCCAGAGGCAGGGCTCCCACGGTGGCATGGGGGACACACGTGCCCCTTTTCTAGACATCACCCTTCTGTGCACACAGATTAAGACCCCACCAAGTGTCTGGCTGACCCATCCCATGCCGAGTCATACTGGGCTAAACGCTCCCCCAACTTCTTAGCTTTCGTCACACATCATGCTGTTTATGTGGGTCTTTCCTGTTTACACCCCATCTTTCCTTTCCCTGGGCATGGGCTGTGCTTGGAGcttggggacctgggttcagggTCACTCTTTTCTACCTAGCCACAAATCAAGGGATGACTGGCATTGTAACACACAGGGCATCATGGCAAGCAGAGACTCACTGAGGATAGCTTGGGACATCACCGCAGTGCTGTGCTATGTTGCCTGGAGGTGCTGCCCCCAAATACCAaagaaaataggaagaggagCGAGAGCTTTGCTCCTGCACTACAAGCTTgcagtggagggtgggggtggggggtggttgaGTGGCTCCATTTCAGAGCTCAACTGGGATTGCACTTGGGGGTGTGATTCTGAATGTTTACAGGGTAAGAAATACAAGGAGATAAATTCTACTGATCAGCCAATGGAGCCCATGATAAATATTGACACAAGCATTCTCTGTTCTTAAATGCTGAACTGCTATTTAGTCTAATTAGAGTTATAAGAGGTGGAGGGGCTGTAACTCTGGCCTAATAGGATGGCCCTACTGGAGCTGTGTATTTCAGACCAGATCCCTCTCTGAACCTCCAGGACTTTGTTTCTTTCAGCCTAATTGCAATGAGGAAGCCTCTATTTTCCCAAGGGGAGTAAAGGAGCTAGGGTATAGGGTGAGAGGATTTAGGCACTTAAAAATAGTCACTGTATTTTCTGCTATTAAGCCACATCATGAGACCAAGAGCATGGTGAAGATGGACCATTAATGtcaataatacagaaaaaaaaaatcagtgaaagtgaaagtgttagtcactcagtcatgtcccactctttgtgactcaccaggctccttcctctatccatgtgattctccaggcaagaatatggagtgggttgccattcccttctctaggggatcttcctgacctagggattgaagccaggtctgctacattgcaggcagattctttaccacctgagccaccagggaaggtgaccCTAaaatggcagattctttatggaagtgaagtcgctcagttgtgtctgactctttgcgaccccatggactgtagcccaccaggctccgccatccatgggattctcaggcaagaatactggagtgggttgttatttccttctccaggggatcttcccgacccagggatcaaacccaggtctcccgcattagaggcagatgcttcaacctcttagccaccaggtCGGGTTCAAAAAAATTCTTTATGGAGGGCCCTTGAAAGTGTAACAGTTTTTCTGGATTGAGTTTATATATGAAGACTCtggtgggaacttccctggtggtttaagagtctgagcttccaatgcagggggtgtgggttcaatccctggttgaggaaataTGGTCCCTCATGCTGGGCAGTGtggctaaataaatacataaaataaaagtaacattaaaaaagATAAGCCTCTCTCAATCCTCTCCTCGGGGAACGCTTTCTGTTTGTATTAGTCTTCACCTCCTCTTGATTTCATCTGAACAAGTGAGAAAAGTGCTAAAACTGAACACAAGCTCAATGGtcagcagtaaaaagaaacagggatATGGGACCTTTGGGGTTGTAGCCACATAGAGCTCTGCACCATTTCGTAAAGCAGTGCCAGGACAGGATGGTGTGGGGCAGTGCAGAGGCTACATCTTTTGGGAGTAAAGATGAGGAAGCAGGAGCCCATAAGAAATCCTTCATAGGGGACCAATGAAAAGAAGAACTAATGGGATTAATTTTTTCCATTAGAAAATGCCACTTGAAAAGTGGGGAACATTGAgctgtatttattaaaatatgcttgAATTCTATTTATAATCACATaagatggatcatcgaaaaagcaaaagagttccagaaaaacatctatttctgctttattgactatgccaaagcctttgactgtgtggatcacaataaactgtggaaaattctgaaagagacagaaataccaatctgacctgtctcttgagaaatctgtatgcaggtcaggaagcaacagttagaactggacatgaactagagactggttccaaataggaaaaggagtacgtcaaggctgtatattgtcaccctgcttatttaacttatatgcagagtacatcatgagaaacactgggctggaggaagcacaagctggaatcaagattgctgggagaaatatcaataacctcagatatgcagatgacaccacgctatggcagaaagtgaagaagaactaaagagcctcttgatgaaagtgaaagaggagagtgaaaaagttgccttaaagctcaacatccagaaaactaagatcatggcatctggtcccatcacttatgggaaatagatggggaatcagtggaaacagtggctgactttatttttctgggctccaaaatcactgcagatggtgactgcagccatgaaatgaaaagatgcttactccttggaaggaaagttatgaccaacctagatagcatattaaaaagcagagacactactttgccaacaaaggtccacctagtcaaggctatggttttccagtggtcaagtatggatgtgagagttggactgtgaagaaagctgaatgccgaagaattgatgcttttgaactgtggtgttggagaagactcttgagagtcccatggactgcaagaagatccaaccagtccatcctaaaggagatcagtcctgggtgttcattggaaggactgatgttgaagctgaagctccaatactttggccacctgatatgaagagctgactcattggaaaggactctgatgctgggaaagattgagggcagcaggagaaggggatgacagaggatgagatggttggatggcatcatcgactcaatggacatgggtttgggtggaccccgggagttggtgatggacagggaggcctggtgtgctgcggttcatggggtcgcaaagagtcggacacgactgagtgactgaactgaactgaagatggaaaaagagattaatgaagaaaagaaaagagataaaatcTCAGTGTTTTATGGTCTCAAGAGGCAAAGAATCAACAAAAATACATGAGATCATATACAGAGAGATCATCTACTAACACAGTTTTTTTGAGGACAGCTGATGCCACCTTGAGGATTAAAAATCAGGTTAAACATtgtcagagacttccctggcggtccaggggttaagatttcGCTTTCCAATGCTGGAGGTGTTGGTTCCATCCTGGATGggaagctaaaatcccacatgccttgtgaccagaaaaccagaacataaaacaacagaagcaaaacTGGAGCAAATTCAAGACTTAAAAACTGGTCcacatcaaagaaaaacaaaaaccagaaaaccTTTTCAGAGCTTGTCATAATAATGTCTTGATGATTCctagactgttttttttttttttaaacttttttaagaGCATTTTAGGTTCTAGAGCATTTAGAAAAATGGAGAGgaagtacagagatttcccatatactctTTGCCCCCAGCAACATGCATAACCTCCCCCATTATCAGCATCACTCATCACAGTTTACCTAGATTTTTTAACCCCAAAATTTCTCAAAAACAtctcttttcttcactttcatcatgacAAGTAATTGctacttttggaaaaaaaaaatgagtttaaagtGGTATTTTGGAGTCTACATTCATAGAGTAACATTTCTGTTGCTTGGTCTCTTCAAATATGACTGATAAAACCTTTATAAAAGCCATGCTCTGACTGTCTCCACCTGAGAGGTCAACGCATGTCCTGCTCTAGCTACAGATGCAATGAACTTACAGTTGGAGGTTTACTGTCTCAGCCTTCAGTTCCAAGTACAGTGTGGCCAGGCTGAGGTTGGGCGAATCACGTGGGACCATTTTGCCCCAGGTTCcagaaaaagtaggaaaaatgacATGAGAGAAGTGCTCCAAAGTATCCAGGTGTTTTCGCAGCTGGTAAAAAAGCCCATTTGTTTCAGGATCTGCTGTGCACCTGGTTATGTTTCAGGCACTAAGTTAGACACTGGCATACAATGAGGAACAAGATGGACAGACTGACCTGGTGGAGTGTGTAGTCTAGAGAgctgagggaaaagagaaagctggagtggcCACGAGGTGAGGGTCTGAGGCCTAATCTAGCTGGAGGCGGAGGTCCCTCCTTTTGGATCCCAGTCTCCTGTAAAAGTGAAAGGCTCCCACGAGTCGCTATCCCCGATGGACAGCAGCTCGTCTCATCTCTCCCACTGCAGCTGCATATTGTCTATTACAACTCGGACCGGTACCCCAATGACAGCGTCGCCAAGGACAAGCCAGAAGGCCTCGCGGTCGTAGCTGTTCTCATAGAGGTAAGAGATGTTGAGAAGGACTTTATGTGAGCTTTAAAGTCAGGAGGATGTCAGACTCAGCATTGGGTTCCACGCACACCTGTCCCATTTCAGCTGTGTCTTGACTCTAGAGCAGGGGGTATTCTCCCATAGGGTTCCTTCTCTCTTGGCCTAGAGGCAGCACTTTCTGTGGCTGGACAGCAGAAAGGGGCATGTCGTAGGTGATGCTGGAAAACTCAGTCCTAATCCCCAGTCCTACTGTACAAACATGGAATTGCCTGGTTACACAGACCTGTGGGGGTAGGGGACTCATTCACTGCTGCCCCATCCAGATGCCTGAACCCCTGATACAGTTCCCAGTATCCAAGCTCCATCTTTCATCTGGGCTCTGGAATAAGTTCTTTTCTGAATCCCAGAAAATGGGACTACCTCCTGATtcgtttgcactgtttcccccaGTGAGACAGCGCATATGTCGTTTCTGCACGTGCTTACTTGCCTGACTTGGCTGGCATGCACTCAAGCTCCCTTAAGTCCTGATTAGAGAACATGTGATTTGTGGCCTTCAAGGTCACAGACGATCAGGAGCACAAGTTATAACTCTTGCCCTGGGATAATCAACCCTTAGTGCCTTGAGCTGGAAACAGGATGTCCTGAGATGTAAGAGGGCAGGACCATCACACCAACCCCCTAATGGCCTGGTGAAGCATCATGGCTGTCCTAGTCAAGTGTATCCTTCAGGGAGGATCTCAGCAGTGGTGATCATACACCCCCAGCAGAGCTCTTCCATTCACAACTGTCAGGCCACGCTCAGCCTACTGAATTCTGTCCCTGTTCAACTTGCCCCATCTCTGTTGCAGGTGGGCTCCTCCAATCCAGCATATGACAAGATCTTCGATCACCTTAAAGCTGTAAAGTACAAAGGTGAGGGGTCCTTATTACTTACTCACCCTCTGCTGGAAAACAGCGTATTTGCTCTTGGGTGACCTGAAAAAGAATGCAAGCAGGGGACAGGTACTGTCTGTGACCAGGTCCTGGAAACAGGTGGCTCAGAATGGGGCTAGTTCACATTCCTAGGCTGTCATAGGCTTAGCTGTACCTCTGCCTTGGGGAGGAAGGTGACTTTGTACCCCAACATGTCTCTCCAGACCAAGAAGTGTTCATTCCGGGTTTCAGCATAGAAGAGCTGCTGCCAGAAAGGCCTGAAGAGTACTACCGCTACAGGGGGTCCCTGACTACACCTCCCTGCTACCCCACTGTGCTCTGGACGGTGTTCCGGAACCCTGTGCAAATTTCCCAGGAGCAGGTAACTGTCGTGCTCTTCCTTGTCGTAGACCACGTGGTACCTCAGACCCTGCACCGCCTGTATCATAATCGACGATCTGACTACCTCACTCAGAGTTTCATTGGTAGCTATTCAAAACCTCTCCAGATACCACGGGGACCTGGAAGTGCTTTGGAAATCACAGGCTGAGCTTCAAAAGCAGAGCTGTCAAGTGGGGAGAATGGCTCTATCTCCACAGTTCTTTAAATATGAGTTGTTAAGCTGTATTCCCTAACCTGTCCCCCCAGTGGAGAGTGTCCACCTCCCAGGCAGGAAAGCGCATGGTTCCTTACCTGGGGTGGAATAGACAGGATCAGGTTAGATGGTTTAACAAACCCAGAGGGTGGGGAGTGCAGCGATAAGGAAGTGAGGGTCTCTGCCTTCAAGAAGCTCATGCGAGTGTGTGCCTCgtgagtcacatctgactctttgtgacctcatggactgtagcccaaccaggctcctctgtccacgggattcgccagacaagaatactggagtgggttgccatttcctcctctaggggatcccctgacacagggatcaagcccacgtcgcttatgtctccttcattggtaggcaggttctataccactggccacctgggaaaccctcaagAAGCTTAGGCTAGTGCAAAACGGGAATGGAATCCATAGCAATCATCTCTAACCCTCTCATTTCTTAGGTGATGAAAGTGAGGGTTAGAGAATCAAGGCGACTTTGGGGTCACCAGCTGGTGAGTGACACAGCAAAGGCCCAAGGTGGAGCTGAGTTCCAAGTCACTGCTCGTGTCTCTGCTCCACAGCTCAAATTCGTCAGGAGGAAGCATCGTTGCCCAGGAGGCGGGTCTGCCTGCTGGCTCACAGCCCCACCGCCTTCATGAGCCCAGCACAGCTCTCATTGCTGCTCCTCCCTTTTTACTATGGACTACCTGAGTAACCTCAATAAATGACAGCAAATAGGCAGACAGGAATAAAGTCATGATGAATCAAGAGAGGAAATGACTGAGGAGGCAGTAATGTTTTAACCCAGAAACTGCCTTGGAAACAGTTATGTAAtctatgtgtgtgc from Ovis aries strain OAR_USU_Benz2616 breed Rambouillet chromosome 7, ARS-UI_Ramb_v3.0, whole genome shotgun sequence includes the following:
- the CA12 gene encoding carbonic anhydrase 12 isoform X2, with translation MPLRSLHAAAVLLLVVLKEQPSSPAPLNGSKWTYIGPDGEKSWSKTYPSCGGLLQSPIDLHNDILRYNASLGPLAFQGYNQSASPQFVLTNNGHSVKVKLPKDMQVRGLGARYNASQLHLHWGDKNDPHGSEHTVGGKHFAAELHIVYYNSDRYPNDSVAKDKPEGLAVVAVLIEVGSSNPAYDKIFDHLKAVKYKDQEVFIPGFSIEELLPERPEEYYRYRGSLTTPPCYPTVLWTVFRNPVQISQEQLMKLETDLYCTHMDDPSPREMVNNFRQVQKFDERLVYVSFQQVPDLPCTGLSPGIVLSVALACGLGICIVLAVSLWLFRRRKSKKGENKGVIYKPAIKQEIEAHA
- the CA12 gene encoding carbonic anhydrase 12 isoform X4, with the translated sequence MPLRSLHAAAVLLLVVLKEQPSSPAPLNGSKWTYIGPDGEKSWSKTYPSCGGLLQSPIDLHNDILRYNASLGPLAFQGYNQSASPQFVLTNNGHSVKVKLPKDMQVRGLGARYNASQLHLHWGDKNDPHGSEHTVGGKHFAAELHIVYYNSDRYPNDSVAKDKPEGLAVVAVLIEVGSSNPAYDKIFDHLKAVKYKDQEVFIPGFSIEELLPERPEEYYRYRGSLTTPPCYPTVLWTVFRNPVQISQEQLMKLETDLYCTHMDDPSPREMVNNFRQVQKFDERLVYVSFQQGIVLSVALACGLGICIVLAVSLWLFRRRKSKKGENKGVIYKPAIKQEIEAHA
- the CA12 gene encoding carbonic anhydrase 12 isoform X1, with protein sequence MPLRSLHAAAVLLLVVLKEQPSSPAPLNGSKWTYIGPDGEKSWSKTYPSCGGLLQSPIDLHNDILRYNASLGPLAFQGYNQSASPQFVLTNNGHSVKVKLPKDMQVRGLGARYNASQLHLHWGDKNDPHGSEHTVGGKHFAAELHIVYYNSDRYPNDSVAKDKPEGLAVVAVLIEVGSSNPAYDKIFDHLKAVKYKDQEVFIPGFSIEELLPERPEEYYRYRGSLTTPPCYPTVLWTVFRNPVQISQEQLMKLETDLYCTHMDDPSPREMVNNFRQVQKFDERLVYVSFQQVPDLPCTGLSPGIVLSVALACGLGICIVLAVSLWLFRRRKSSKKGENKGVIYKPAIKQEIEAHA
- the CA12 gene encoding carbonic anhydrase 12 isoform X3, producing MPLRSLHAAAVLLLVVLKEQPSSPAPLNGSKWTYIGPDGEKSWSKTYPSCGGLLQSPIDLHNDILRYNASLGPLAFQGYNQSASPQFVLTNNGHSVKVKLPKDMQVRGLGARYNASQLHLHWGDKNDPHGSEHTVGGKHFAAELHIVYYNSDRYPNDSVAKDKPEGLAVVAVLIEVGSSNPAYDKIFDHLKAVKYKDQEVFIPGFSIEELLPERPEEYYRYRGSLTTPPCYPTVLWTVFRNPVQISQEQLMKLETDLYCTHMDDPSPREMVNNFRQVQKFDERLVYVSFQQGIVLSVALACGLGICIVLAVSLWLFRRRKSSKKGENKGVIYKPAIKQEIEAHA